One part of the Acidobacteriota bacterium genome encodes these proteins:
- the ispG gene encoding flavodoxin-dependent (E)-4-hydroxy-3-methylbut-2-enyl-diphosphate synthase yields MATIQRRQTVAVRVGSVMVGSGYPVAVQSMTNTDTADAVGTASQVAALALSGSELVRITVNNDQAARAVPEIAARLRDLGIEAPLVGDFHYNGHLLLSRYSDCARTLAKYRINPGNVGAGRHRDENFRRMIEVANQNAKPVRIGVNWGSLDQALLARLMDENAASSQPKDSAEVTRDAIVRSGLDSARLAEEYGMPHDRIILSAKVSGVQDLIRVYRDLAGRCDYPLHLGLTEAGMGAKGIVASTAALAVLLQEGIGDTIRVSLTPAPGGDRTEEVQVCQQILQSMGIRSFLPQVTACPGCGRTTSTFFQEMAEEIQSYLKEHMPIWKDRYEGVEDLKVAVMGCIVNGPGESKHAHIGISLPGTGEDPKAPVFVDGQLKTTLRGPGLVAEFLKLIDEYVGSHYSRKDATLPVGQEP; encoded by the coding sequence ATGGCAACAATCCAAAGGCGACAGACGGTGGCGGTCCGGGTAGGTTCGGTCATGGTGGGATCCGGATACCCGGTGGCGGTGCAGTCCATGACCAACACCGACACCGCCGATGCAGTCGGAACAGCCAGCCAGGTGGCTGCGCTGGCCCTTTCGGGCTCGGAACTGGTTCGGATCACGGTAAACAACGACCAGGCAGCCAGGGCGGTCCCCGAGATCGCGGCTCGCCTGCGCGACCTGGGAATCGAAGCCCCTCTGGTGGGCGACTTTCACTACAACGGGCATCTTCTGCTCAGCCGCTATTCCGATTGCGCCCGCACTCTGGCCAAGTACCGCATCAACCCCGGCAACGTCGGCGCCGGCAGGCACCGGGACGAGAACTTCCGGCGCATGATCGAAGTGGCCAACCAGAACGCCAAGCCGGTCAGGATCGGAGTGAACTGGGGGTCCCTGGATCAGGCGCTGCTAGCCCGACTGATGGACGAAAACGCGGCTTCTTCCCAACCGAAGGACTCCGCTGAGGTAACGCGGGACGCCATCGTCAGGAGCGGTCTGGACTCGGCCCGGCTGGCGGAAGAGTATGGGATGCCCCACGACCGCATCATCCTGAGCGCCAAGGTCTCGGGAGTACAGGACCTCATCCGTGTCTACCGGGACCTGGCAGGCCGTTGCGACTATCCCCTGCACCTGGGACTGACCGAGGCGGGCATGGGGGCCAAGGGAATCGTTGCCAGCACGGCGGCCCTGGCCGTGCTGCTTCAAGAAGGGATCGGAGATACCATTCGGGTTTCCCTGACCCCTGCCCCGGGGGGAGACCGCACCGAAGAAGTCCAGGTTTGCCAGCAAATTCTCCAGTCCATGGGAATTCGCAGCTTTCTGCCGCAAGTGACCGCCTGCCCGGGATGCGGCCGCACCACCAGTACGTTTTTTCAGGAAATGGCCGAGGAGATCCAGAGCTACCTGAAAGAACACATGCCAATCTGGAAGGATCGCTATGAAGGTGTCGAAGACCTGAAGGTTGCGGTCATGGGCTGCATCGTCAACGGCCCCGGGGAATCCAAGCATGCCCATATTGGAATATCCCTTCCCGGAACAGGAGAAGACCCCAAGGCTCCCGTGTTTGTCGACGGCCAACTCAAGACCACCTTGCGGGGACCGGGACTGGTGGCCGAGTTTCTGAAACTGATCGATGAATACGTGGGCTCGCACTACTCCAGGAAAGACGCCACGCTTCCGGTAGGCCAAGAACCCTGA
- a CDS encoding DUF1501 domain-containing protein encodes MKKSSRWIVDGADLSRRSMLRVGALSFMGMNLSRYLQAAPLMTSSDTALPGKAQACILLWLNGGPSHIDMWDPKANSSFKPISTNVPGIQISELLPRSAKHMDKLAVIRSMHTEENNHGMGHHYVMTGHRPNPSMKFPAFSSIITKEMGPRRDVPANIIVPKIHPGYRNYYKAHFLGARYEPLEIPDPNDKGFEVPDLSLPDWLTVERMESRRTFLGVVDQLYRRKVESAEHASMDAFRAQAWNMILSPAVREAFDLSKESEATRDAYGRNTFGQSVLIARRMVEAGSRFVTALDLNRPETGRDWDTHFGNDYQHRDYLVPVVDRTLSALLEDLEQRGLLESTVVVVTGEFGRTHDLNVGGGRDHWCHCFSVVLGGGGIRGGQVIGSSDERGAYVADRMVTVGDLLATIYKAFGIDWTKEYMHPIGRPLKIANSINDETGTPIEELV; translated from the coding sequence ATGAAAAAGTCAAGTCGTTGGATAGTCGATGGAGCCGATCTCAGCCGCCGTTCCATGCTTCGGGTGGGAGCCTTGAGCTTCATGGGAATGAACCTGAGCCGTTACCTGCAGGCGGCTCCACTCATGACCTCGAGCGACACGGCGCTGCCCGGCAAGGCTCAGGCCTGTATTCTGCTCTGGCTCAACGGAGGTCCCAGCCACATCGACATGTGGGATCCCAAGGCCAACAGCTCCTTCAAGCCCATCTCGACCAACGTGCCGGGCATTCAGATCTCGGAACTTCTTCCGCGTTCGGCCAAGCACATGGACAAGTTGGCGGTCATTCGCTCCATGCATACCGAGGAGAACAACCATGGCATGGGTCACCACTATGTCATGACCGGGCATCGGCCCAACCCGTCCATGAAATTTCCGGCCTTCAGCTCCATCATCACCAAGGAGATGGGACCGCGCAGAGACGTGCCGGCCAACATCATCGTCCCCAAGATCCATCCCGGTTACCGGAACTATTACAAGGCCCACTTTCTGGGAGCCCGGTATGAACCGCTGGAGATCCCCGATCCCAACGACAAGGGGTTCGAGGTTCCCGACCTGAGCTTGCCGGACTGGCTCACGGTGGAGCGCATGGAGTCGCGGCGCACCTTCCTGGGGGTTGTGGACCAGCTCTACCGCCGAAAGGTGGAAAGCGCCGAGCATGCCAGCATGGATGCCTTTCGGGCCCAGGCCTGGAACATGATCCTGTCACCGGCGGTCCGCGAGGCATTCGATCTCTCCAAGGAGTCGGAGGCGACCCGGGATGCCTACGGGCGCAATACCTTTGGCCAAAGCGTGCTGATCGCGCGGCGAATGGTTGAAGCGGGCAGCCGCTTCGTGACGGCTCTGGACCTGAACCGGCCTGAGACGGGTCGCGATTGGGACACGCATTTCGGCAACGACTACCAACACCGGGACTACCTGGTGCCGGTGGTGGACCGGACGCTGTCGGCGCTGCTGGAAGACCTTGAGCAGAGGGGTCTGCTGGAGTCAACGGTGGTGGTGGTGACGGGGGAGTTCGGCCGGACCCATGACCTCAATGTCGGCGGCGGCCGAGATCACTGGTGCCATTGCTTTTCGGTTGTGTTGGGCGGCGGCGGAATCCGGGGCGGCCAGGTAATCGGGTCGAGCGACGAGCGCGGCGCCTATGTGGCCGATCGGATGGTGACCGTGGGGGATCTGCTGGCGACCATATACAAGGCGTTCGGCATCGATTGGACCAAGGAGTACATGCATCCCATCGGCCGTCCGCTCAAGATTGCCAACTCCATCAACGACGAGACCGGAACTCCCATCGAGGAGCTGGTATAG
- a CDS encoding DUF1549 and DUF1553 domain-containing protein, with the protein MIAVSARRNGPLGASLITGSLCLAVGLLGVLGPVRALAGDRQASSGIVSMRLVPEQVVLEGDGAGQRVLVLATGSDGLEREVTAQASLSISHPEVASLGPEGKLVSISDGEATLRASLGGRSALAAVRTSQSGRTDPVSFVTDITRILTRQGCNGSSCHGGVKGRGGFRLSSNAMHPLEDYDWIVQGGGYQVLTDQPRGPRNPRIDRTSPENSLLLLKPTMGQPHGGGMRFEEGSTDYRTILSWIRAGAPYGRAGGTDPVIRRLEVFPEEAVVLEDGRYQMLVTAYFSDGRSQDLTEQVRFESLDREVLEVSSGGRVQGRRVGEAVVLVRAAGKVGHARFGVIRRTLDRFPRVARGNLVDEEVFDKLERFHILPSPPADDAEFLRRVCLDVTGTLPPPARVREFLASRDPQKREKLVEVLLDSAEYVDYWTFRWSDLFRVRLSAYDYWEWIRQSLASNKPYDLVAQERIAAQGSDGASKHLIRAGASVETVVAEQFRVFFGRRMDCAQCHNHPYDLWTQNQFWGLAAFFGRATNVGSGSNQVVFDDPAGHEQDYGEMGETSLVFKQVTHPRRKTRVEPAFLDGTVLAPASRTDQRLELARWMTDHPDFARATVNRYWGHFFGRGLVEPVDDFRLGNPATHPRLLRRLAQDFRDHGYDLKHLIRRIVLSRTYQLSSRANPGNREDRINYSHALPRALEAEVLLDAISTATGVPEDFVPPGGEIYAYETAPPRTRAINLKFPASYRSRFLDIYGRPQRDSVGGRDNKANLSQALHILVGSTYNRKLGRPGGRLETLLSRGASDREAIDEIYLATLSRFPADEESDRLTALVRSHPQRGEALEDLLWALITSREFAENH; encoded by the coding sequence ATGATCGCGGTGTCAGCCAGGCGCAATGGGCCGTTGGGGGCGAGTCTCATTACCGGCTCTCTCTGCCTGGCTGTCGGTCTGCTTGGAGTTCTCGGTCCGGTCCGCGCCTTGGCCGGGGACCGACAGGCCTCATCCGGGATCGTTTCCATGCGGCTGGTGCCGGAGCAGGTGGTGCTCGAGGGAGACGGAGCCGGTCAGCGCGTTCTGGTGCTGGCGACGGGCTCTGACGGCCTGGAGCGGGAGGTCACGGCGCAGGCAAGCCTCTCGATTTCTCACCCCGAGGTCGCCAGCCTGGGTCCGGAAGGCAAGCTGGTTTCGATTTCCGATGGCGAGGCCACACTCAGGGCGTCGCTGGGCGGCCGGAGCGCCCTGGCCGCGGTCCGGACCAGCCAATCCGGGAGGACGGACCCGGTCAGCTTTGTCACCGACATCACCCGAATACTGACCAGGCAGGGTTGCAATGGCAGCAGTTGTCACGGGGGCGTGAAGGGCCGAGGCGGGTTTCGACTCTCCTCCAATGCCATGCATCCCCTCGAAGATTACGACTGGATTGTCCAAGGCGGCGGCTACCAGGTGCTCACCGACCAGCCCCGAGGCCCTCGAAATCCCCGCATCGACCGCACATCACCCGAGAACAGCCTCCTCCTGCTGAAACCGACTATGGGGCAACCCCATGGCGGCGGAATGCGGTTTGAAGAGGGATCCACGGACTACCGGACCATTCTGAGCTGGATTCGAGCCGGTGCTCCCTACGGCCGGGCCGGCGGGACGGATCCGGTTATCCGGAGACTGGAGGTATTTCCGGAAGAGGCGGTGGTGCTTGAGGACGGCCGCTACCAGATGCTGGTCACGGCTTATTTTTCCGACGGCCGCAGCCAAGACCTTACCGAGCAGGTTCGCTTTGAATCTCTGGATCGAGAGGTGTTGGAGGTGAGTTCCGGCGGCCGGGTGCAGGGTAGGCGCGTCGGTGAAGCCGTGGTCCTGGTTCGGGCGGCAGGCAAGGTGGGCCATGCACGCTTCGGCGTGATCCGCCGGACACTGGACCGTTTCCCTCGGGTCGCGCGGGGCAATCTCGTAGACGAGGAAGTCTTCGACAAGCTGGAGCGCTTCCACATCCTTCCCTCCCCGCCGGCTGACGATGCCGAATTCTTGCGTCGGGTCTGCCTGGATGTGACGGGAACGCTGCCTCCTCCCGCGCGGGTGCGGGAGTTTCTGGCCAGCCGGGACCCCCAAAAGCGGGAGAAGCTGGTGGAAGTCCTGCTCGATTCCGCCGAATATGTCGACTATTGGACCTTTCGCTGGTCGGATCTCTTCCGGGTCCGGCTTTCCGCCTACGACTACTGGGAGTGGATACGTCAGAGCCTGGCCTCCAACAAGCCCTACGACCTGGTCGCCCAGGAGAGGATCGCCGCCCAGGGATCCGATGGGGCCTCCAAACACCTCATTCGGGCCGGCGCCAGCGTGGAAACGGTGGTGGCCGAGCAGTTCCGGGTCTTCTTCGGGCGTCGCATGGATTGCGCCCAGTGCCACAACCATCCCTACGACCTGTGGACCCAAAACCAGTTCTGGGGCCTGGCCGCCTTCTTCGGTCGAGCCACCAACGTCGGGAGCGGATCGAACCAGGTCGTCTTTGACGATCCGGCAGGGCACGAACAGGACTACGGAGAAATGGGAGAGACCTCGCTGGTCTTCAAGCAGGTCACCCATCCCCGACGCAAGACGCGGGTGGAACCCGCCTTCCTGGACGGGACGGTCCTGGCGCCTGCTTCCAGAACCGATCAGCGCCTGGAGTTGGCTCGCTGGATGACCGACCATCCGGACTTTGCCAGGGCCACGGTCAATCGTTACTGGGGCCATTTCTTCGGAAGAGGGTTGGTGGAGCCGGTGGACGATTTCCGCTTGGGGAATCCGGCTACCCATCCTCGCCTGCTGCGACGGCTGGCCCAGGATTTTCGGGACCACGGCTACGATCTCAAGCACCTGATCCGGCGCATCGTCCTCTCCAGGACCTATCAGCTCTCCAGCCGGGCCAATCCGGGGAATCGAGAGGACCGCATCAACTACTCCCACGCGCTGCCCCGAGCCCTGGAAGCCGAAGTGCTGCTGGACGCCATTTCGACCGCGACCGGCGTTCCCGAGGATTTCGTGCCTCCTGGCGGAGAAATCTACGCCTACGAAACGGCGCCCCCGAGAACACGGGCCATCAATCTGAAGTTTCCCGCCAGCTACCGGTCCCGCTTCCTGGACATCTATGGCCGGCCTCAGCGGGATTCGGTGGGAGGACGAGACAACAAGGCCAATCTCAGCCAGGCGCTGCACATCCTGGTCGGCTCGACCTACAACCGGAAGCTTGGACGGCCGGGAGGGCGACTGGAGACATTGCTCAGCCGTGGGGCTTCTGACCGGGAGGCCATTGACGAAATCTATCTGGCCACCCTCTCCCGCTTTCCCGCGGACGAGGAGTCGGACCGGCTGACCGCGCTGGTTCGCTCCCATCCTCAACGCGGGGAGGCCCTGGAAGACCTGCTGTGGGCTCTGATCACCTCCCGGGAGTTTGCGGAAAACCACTGA
- a CDS encoding DUF1501 domain-containing protein, which translates to MNLPECFSCTGGNFERRQFLRVGGLTFLGVTLSDYFRLTDTLAATGTRKKAESVILIWLSGGPPHMDMWDPKPNSNFKPISTNVAGIQISETLPRVARHMDKLSIIRSMHSEEGNHPEGTYYGMTGHRPSPAFRFPSLGSIVSRELGGQNNIPPYVVTPPLSYGHSYMAGNMGPQYNPMIVPDPSKEDFKIPDLTLPKSLSAELLQDRQSFLKVVDHYYRQQEEFARFSKMDTYQEQALRMILSPNVKKAFDLSAEPDRVREAYGKTRFGQSVLLARRLVEAGCRFVTAEGFNHSEWDIHFDNDKKLSENLAPRFDQALSMLLTELEERGLLETTVVMAMGEFGRTPKINARAGRDHWAHCWSMVLGGGGIKGGQIVGASDERAAYVAERQVTIGDLFATVYKALGVDWTKTYTGLDGRPLYIANSIGDKQGHPVHELV; encoded by the coding sequence ATGAACCTGCCGGAATGTTTTTCCTGTACCGGAGGCAACTTTGAGCGGCGCCAGTTTCTCAGGGTGGGCGGACTGACGTTCCTCGGCGTTACGCTGAGCGACTACTTCAGGCTGACCGACACGCTGGCCGCCACCGGAACGCGCAAGAAGGCCGAGTCGGTCATTCTCATCTGGCTTTCCGGCGGTCCGCCCCACATGGACATGTGGGATCCCAAGCCCAACAGCAATTTCAAACCCATCTCGACCAACGTGGCCGGGATTCAGATCTCGGAGACGCTTCCACGGGTGGCGCGGCATATGGACAAGTTGTCCATCATCCGCTCCATGCACAGCGAGGAGGGGAATCATCCCGAAGGCACCTACTATGGGATGACCGGGCATCGCCCCAGTCCGGCCTTCCGTTTTCCAAGCCTGGGGTCGATCGTCTCCCGAGAACTCGGCGGACAAAACAATATCCCGCCCTACGTGGTCACGCCACCCCTCTCCTACGGGCACTCCTACATGGCGGGGAACATGGGTCCTCAGTACAACCCCATGATCGTTCCCGATCCCAGCAAGGAAGATTTCAAGATACCCGATCTGACGTTGCCCAAGTCTCTCTCCGCCGAGCTGCTTCAGGACCGTCAATCCTTCCTGAAGGTGGTCGATCACTATTACCGGCAGCAGGAGGAGTTTGCCCGATTCAGCAAGATGGACACTTATCAGGAGCAGGCCCTGAGAATGATCCTCTCGCCCAACGTCAAGAAGGCCTTTGACCTGTCGGCGGAGCCGGACCGGGTGCGGGAAGCCTACGGCAAGACGCGCTTTGGACAGTCGGTCCTGCTGGCCCGCCGCCTGGTGGAGGCAGGATGCCGCTTCGTAACCGCCGAGGGCTTCAACCACAGCGAATGGGATATCCATTTCGACAACGACAAGAAGCTGTCGGAAAATCTGGCCCCTCGTTTCGATCAAGCGCTTTCGATGCTGCTGACCGAACTGGAGGAGAGAGGTCTGCTGGAGACGACGGTGGTCATGGCCATGGGCGAATTCGGGCGAACTCCGAAAATCAACGCCAGAGCCGGTCGAGATCACTGGGCCCATTGCTGGTCAATGGTGTTGGGAGGTGGCGGAATCAAGGGCGGCCAGATCGTCGGCGCCAGCGACGAGCGCGCAGCCTACGTGGCCGAGCGCCAGGTGACCATCGGTGATCTCTTCGCCACGGTTTACAAGGCCTTGGGGGTGGATTGGACCAAGACCTATACCGGTCTGGACGGTCGGCCCCTCTACATCGCCAATTCCATCGGGGACAAGCAGGGCCATCCGGTTCACGAGCTGGTCTAG
- a CDS encoding DUF1553 domain-containing protein, with protein sequence METKSCRKTVASCRTPAALTAVLVLGAVCFLAALAQAAEVEGSDRGASPQPSSIRLVPSEVRLQGADASQQFLVMGKFSDGLERDLTAQAELSGSKSGLIRFASHSRIQPLADGDLVLTAKVAGREATASIAIRGSQEKRPFSFPRDIGSLLTQQGCNNTTCHGAVPGQGGFKLSTNATYPRDDYKWIVEGGKFEVLTAEMEEPPHPRVNLKDPEKSLILQKATLQVPHGGGLRFGSDSPQYARILQWIQSGAPYGEEGESENIQIESLEVYPRESVLDLDGKQQILVTAHLSDGRREDVTRQVVYESINRSVVDVDEGGLVKAHKTGETSVMVRAPGRAAAVRFGVIADPLPSYPEVPENNFIDRHVFAKLKKFNIVPSELSSDAEFLRRVCLDLTGTLPPPNRVREFLASKDPDKRNRIIEILLNSPEFEEFLFFRYGEIFRWYGGATQLGKDTQLYGEWLRQSIAINKPYDQLAVDRIAAQGYDGPSRFFYQLRFIIPPAEMIAEQVRIYLARRLDCARCHNHPFEAWSQDQFWGMAAFYGRMVDVRDSAMDDSLLVDDPALKDQVVHPRTKKVVQPRFLDGRELPEGERTDLRMKLAQWIVSHPYFAEAFVNRVWDWFLGKGIVDPVDDFRSTNPPTHPELLKALAEDFRVNGHDVKHLMRVIVQSRTYQLSGIPNETNRGDRLNFSHALPKPLPAAVLLDAISQVTEVPEKFASGDRGFAAGTRAIALMPSMPSQFMDVFERNERKTLPEGKPEPALAQALHMLTGKTFTEKLAREGGRLDRLIRSGVGDGEIVDELYLAALSRFPTAEERARLEEMISERPRREALESLTWGLISSRQFSHNH encoded by the coding sequence ATGGAAACGAAATCCTGCAGGAAGACCGTTGCCAGTTGCCGAACACCGGCCGCTCTCACTGCGGTATTGGTCCTCGGGGCGGTTTGTTTCCTGGCCGCCTTGGCCCAGGCTGCAGAGGTTGAGGGATCGGACCGGGGAGCGTCGCCCCAACCGTCGTCAATCCGCCTGGTGCCCTCCGAGGTCCGACTGCAGGGGGCGGATGCCTCTCAGCAGTTTCTGGTGATGGGGAAGTTCTCGGACGGCCTGGAACGCGACCTCACCGCGCAGGCCGAGTTGTCCGGTTCCAAGTCCGGCTTGATCCGGTTCGCCTCCCACAGCCGCATCCAGCCTCTTGCGGACGGCGACCTGGTTCTCACGGCCAAAGTGGCGGGACGAGAGGCTACGGCCTCCATCGCCATTCGAGGTTCCCAGGAGAAGCGCCCCTTCAGCTTTCCTCGCGATATCGGGTCGCTGTTGACCCAACAGGGCTGCAACAACACCACTTGCCACGGCGCCGTTCCCGGACAGGGCGGTTTCAAGCTCTCCACCAATGCCACCTATCCCCGCGACGACTACAAGTGGATCGTGGAGGGGGGGAAGTTCGAAGTCCTCACCGCTGAAATGGAGGAACCTCCCCATCCGCGGGTGAATCTGAAGGATCCGGAAAAGAGTCTGATTCTGCAGAAGGCCACTCTCCAGGTACCCCACGGAGGCGGGCTCCGATTCGGCTCCGACTCCCCCCAGTACGCCAGGATCCTCCAGTGGATTCAATCGGGGGCTCCCTACGGCGAGGAGGGTGAGTCGGAGAACATCCAGATCGAGAGCCTGGAGGTCTATCCCCGGGAAAGCGTGCTGGACCTGGACGGCAAGCAGCAGATTCTGGTCACGGCCCACCTCAGCGACGGCCGGCGGGAGGATGTCACCCGGCAGGTCGTCTACGAGTCCATCAACCGATCGGTGGTTGACGTCGACGAAGGGGGCTTGGTCAAGGCCCACAAGACCGGAGAGACCAGCGTCATGGTTCGAGCGCCGGGCCGGGCCGCCGCCGTCCGTTTCGGCGTGATCGCCGATCCGCTGCCCAGCTATCCCGAGGTGCCGGAAAACAACTTTATCGACCGGCATGTCTTCGCCAAGCTGAAGAAATTCAACATCGTTCCCTCGGAGCTCTCCAGCGATGCCGAGTTTCTCCGGCGGGTCTGCCTGGACTTGACCGGGACCTTGCCGCCGCCCAACCGGGTCCGCGAATTCCTGGCTTCCAAGGATCCCGACAAGCGTAACCGGATCATCGAGATCCTTCTGAATTCGCCCGAGTTCGAGGAGTTTCTCTTCTTTCGGTACGGGGAGATCTTCCGCTGGTACGGCGGCGCCACCCAGTTGGGCAAGGACACCCAGCTCTACGGGGAATGGTTGAGACAGAGCATCGCCATCAACAAACCCTACGACCAACTGGCGGTGGACAGGATTGCGGCCCAGGGTTACGACGGTCCTTCCCGCTTTTTCTACCAGTTGCGGTTCATCATTCCCCCGGCGGAAATGATTGCCGAGCAGGTGAGGATCTACCTGGCCCGGCGGCTGGACTGCGCCCGCTGCCACAACCATCCCTTTGAAGCCTGGAGCCAGGATCAGTTTTGGGGGATGGCCGCCTTTTACGGCAGGATGGTGGATGTGCGGGATTCCGCCATGGACGACTCCCTGCTGGTGGACGACCCCGCCCTCAAGGATCAGGTGGTTCATCCGAGGACCAAGAAGGTGGTCCAACCGCGCTTTCTGGACGGGCGGGAATTGCCGGAAGGCGAGCGAACCGATCTGCGCATGAAACTGGCTCAGTGGATCGTGTCCCACCCCTACTTCGCCGAAGCCTTTGTCAACCGCGTCTGGGACTGGTTCCTGGGCAAGGGCATCGTCGATCCTGTCGACGACTTCCGCTCCACCAATCCGCCCACCCACCCGGAGTTGCTCAAGGCCCTGGCCGAGGATTTCCGGGTCAACGGTCATGACGTGAAACACCTGATGCGGGTGATCGTCCAGTCCAGGACCTACCAGTTGTCGGGGATCCCCAACGAGACCAACCGGGGCGATCGCCTGAACTTCTCGCATGCGCTGCCGAAACCGCTGCCGGCGGCGGTCTTGCTGGATGCCATCTCGCAGGTCACCGAGGTTCCCGAGAAGTTCGCCAGCGGTGATCGGGGCTTTGCCGCGGGCACTCGGGCCATCGCTCTGATGCCGAGCATGCCCTCTCAGTTCATGGACGTCTTTGAACGCAATGAGCGCAAGACGCTGCCCGAAGGCAAGCCCGAGCCCGCCCTGGCCCAGGCCTTGCACATGTTGACGGGAAAGACCTTTACCGAAAAGCTGGCGCGAGAGGGCGGGCGGCTGGATCGGCTGATCCGGAGCGGGGTCGGAGACGGAGAGATCGTCGACGAGCTCTATCTGGCTGCCCTGTCACGGTTTCCCACGGCCGAGGAGCGAGCGCGGTTGGAAGAAATGATCTCCGAGCGCCCTCGAAGAGAAGCCCTCGAGAGCCTGACCTGGGGTCTAATTAGTTCTCGACAATTTTCGCACAATCACTGA